A region of Pseudarthrobacter sp. NIBRBAC000502770 DNA encodes the following proteins:
- a CDS encoding low specificity L-threonine aldolase, with product MTTTAETGSALRLHDPNVRGFASDNYSGVHPEVLAALAAANEGHQVSYGEDDYTARLQELMVDHFGPGIECFPVFNGTGANVLSLQSMLPRWGAVVCASTAHINMDENGAPERIGGMKLLQVPTPDGKLTPELIDREAWGWGDEHRAQPLAVSITQTTELGTCYTPEEVRAIADHIHAKGMKLHMDGARLANAAAHLGVPLRAFTKDAGVDILSFGGTKNGLLFGEVVVALNPEAAHGLVYLRKMNMQLASKMRFMSAQFIALLEGGLWLRSASHANAMAARLRAAVDTIEGVRPTQKTESNGVFAILPPGVADRLRTSFRFYDWDEAAGEVRWMCSFDTTEEDVDAFAAAIRRELRDYRDGRAG from the coding sequence ATGACCACCACAGCAGAAACAGGCTCGGCGCTCCGGCTGCACGATCCGAACGTGCGCGGCTTTGCCTCCGACAACTACTCCGGCGTCCACCCCGAGGTGCTGGCAGCCCTGGCCGCCGCCAACGAGGGCCACCAGGTGTCCTACGGCGAGGACGACTACACCGCGCGGCTCCAGGAACTCATGGTGGACCACTTCGGCCCGGGCATCGAATGCTTCCCCGTCTTCAACGGTACCGGCGCCAACGTCCTGTCCCTGCAGTCCATGCTCCCCCGCTGGGGCGCCGTGGTATGTGCGTCCACCGCGCACATCAACATGGATGAAAACGGGGCACCCGAGCGCATCGGCGGCATGAAGCTGCTGCAGGTCCCCACCCCGGACGGCAAGCTGACCCCGGAGCTGATCGACCGGGAGGCCTGGGGCTGGGGCGACGAGCACCGCGCCCAGCCGCTGGCAGTGTCCATCACCCAGACGACGGAACTGGGCACGTGCTACACCCCGGAGGAAGTGCGCGCCATCGCCGACCACATCCATGCCAAGGGCATGAAGCTGCACATGGACGGTGCCCGGCTCGCCAACGCGGCCGCCCACCTGGGCGTTCCCCTGCGGGCCTTCACCAAGGACGCCGGTGTGGACATCCTCTCCTTCGGCGGCACCAAGAACGGCCTCCTGTTCGGCGAAGTGGTGGTGGCCCTCAATCCCGAGGCAGCCCACGGCCTGGTCTACCTCCGCAAGATGAATATGCAGCTGGCGTCCAAGATGCGTTTCATGTCTGCCCAGTTCATCGCCCTGCTCGAAGGGGGGCTCTGGCTGCGCTCCGCTTCGCACGCGAACGCCATGGCAGCCCGGCTGCGTGCCGCCGTCGACACCATCGAGGGCGTCCGCCCCACCCAGAAAACCGAATCCAACGGCGTCTTCGCCATCCTTCCGCCCGGCGTGGCGGACAGGCTGCGCACTTCCTTCAGGTTCTACGACTGGGATGAGGCAGCAGGGGAGGTCCGCTGGATGTGCTCCTTTGACACCACGGAGGAGGATGTTGATGCGTTCGCCGCTGCCATCCGCCGTGAGCTGCGGGATTACCGGGACGGACGGGCAGGGTGA
- a CDS encoding SDR family NAD(P)-dependent oxidoreductase, whose product MTGPGAARVLVTGGSGPSGVAVARALAAAGHRVATVGSDQARIAAAAEKAGDGVAPFTCDLADFDGVRQLREQLGGAFGPVDAVIHLVGGWRGAKGIADQSDEDWDFLERGAVTTLRNVSRVFFDDIAASPAGRFAMVSSTALDKPTAAVASYVAAKAAAEAWTIAMADGFRRASGDGGSLAAATILVVKALVDDELRRAHPERKFPGATDVADLAAAVVRLFDTPAAGLNGARLRLAD is encoded by the coding sequence GTGACCGGCCCCGGCGCTGCCCGCGTCCTGGTCACCGGCGGCAGCGGCCCGTCCGGCGTCGCCGTTGCGCGTGCCCTCGCTGCCGCGGGCCACCGCGTGGCCACCGTGGGATCGGACCAGGCCCGGATCGCGGCGGCGGCGGAGAAGGCGGGCGACGGCGTCGCCCCCTTCACGTGCGACCTCGCGGATTTCGACGGCGTCCGGCAGCTCCGGGAGCAGCTCGGCGGAGCCTTCGGGCCGGTTGACGCGGTGATCCACCTGGTGGGCGGCTGGCGCGGAGCCAAGGGCATCGCCGATCAGTCCGACGAAGACTGGGACTTCCTGGAACGCGGGGCGGTCACCACGCTCCGGAATGTCTCACGCGTCTTTTTTGACGATATCGCCGCGTCGCCTGCCGGCAGGTTCGCCATGGTGTCCTCCACCGCACTGGACAAACCCACCGCGGCGGTGGCCAGCTACGTGGCAGCCAAGGCGGCCGCGGAGGCCTGGACCATTGCCATGGCGGACGGCTTCCGCCGCGCCTCCGGGGACGGCGGGAGCCTTGCCGCTGCCACCATCCTGGTGGTCAAGGCACTGGTTGACGACGAACTGCGCCGCGCCCACCCCGAGCGGAAGTTCCCCGGGGCCACGGACGTGGCTGACCTGGCTGCCGCCGTCGTCCGGCTCTTCGACACCCCGGCGGCCGGACTCAACGGCGCCCGGCTCAGGCTGGCCGACTGA
- a CDS encoding DUF6421 family protein, with protein MTETLTTAVTGISAQNQDWLRLKGAATALQALQVQDGSIPEAADHATAARHVETIVDAVTALSPAFPHDAAYLEAACADFRAWAAGGFAVPDFLSSLLAFQPQEQRRDGLQHLVVFPMYTQNGSSSRLVEAVLVEVIWPEFIAGLEAGGHSNKLFVPIRFVDFTPGYDTNSAVLFPETVAVSRTPTFTWGAIFADREAARFRRVLKAAAEITSLELPAGAAELLVDQDLTEATFVMWDLIHDRTHMRGDLPFDPFMIKQRMPYFLYSLEELRCDLTAFRESVRIEKDDDADPEARRHAKLVQYAIIFDRIFRFAITGSRVRNYDGLGGQLLFAWLHQQHVLHWTDTRLTIDWDEVADAVIALGAGIDDLYWRSIDRPKTAHWLAAYQLVSATVTPNPASVWAKGPDALPLAGTPRGLTDQVLDDEFPLSMFYEALEKKMRPVIESTAGITGHSAL; from the coding sequence ATGACAGAGACCCTGACCACCGCCGTTACCGGTATTTCCGCGCAGAACCAGGACTGGCTGCGGCTCAAAGGCGCAGCCACCGCCCTCCAGGCACTCCAGGTCCAAGACGGATCAATTCCCGAGGCGGCCGACCACGCGACAGCTGCACGCCACGTGGAAACCATCGTGGACGCCGTCACGGCCCTCTCCCCTGCCTTTCCGCACGATGCCGCCTACCTCGAGGCCGCGTGCGCTGATTTCCGGGCATGGGCCGCGGGCGGATTCGCCGTTCCGGACTTCCTGTCCTCGCTGCTGGCGTTCCAGCCACAGGAGCAGCGCCGCGACGGCCTGCAGCACCTGGTGGTGTTCCCCATGTACACCCAGAACGGCAGCAGCAGCCGGCTGGTGGAGGCCGTGCTGGTGGAGGTGATCTGGCCGGAGTTCATCGCGGGCCTGGAAGCCGGCGGGCACTCCAACAAACTGTTCGTCCCCATCCGCTTCGTGGACTTCACCCCGGGCTACGACACCAACTCGGCCGTGCTCTTCCCCGAGACCGTGGCTGTCAGCCGGACCCCCACTTTCACGTGGGGTGCCATCTTTGCCGACCGGGAAGCTGCCCGGTTCCGCCGGGTACTCAAGGCCGCCGCGGAGATCACCTCCCTGGAACTCCCGGCGGGCGCCGCGGAACTGCTCGTTGACCAGGACCTCACCGAAGCGACCTTCGTCATGTGGGACCTGATCCACGACCGGACGCACATGCGCGGCGACCTGCCCTTCGATCCCTTCATGATCAAGCAGCGGATGCCCTATTTCCTGTACTCGCTGGAGGAACTGCGCTGCGACCTCACCGCCTTCCGCGAATCCGTCCGGATCGAAAAAGACGATGACGCCGACCCCGAAGCCCGCCGGCACGCCAAGCTGGTCCAGTACGCCATCATCTTTGACCGCATTTTCCGCTTTGCCATCACCGGCAGCCGCGTCCGCAACTACGACGGCCTCGGTGGCCAGCTCCTGTTCGCCTGGCTGCACCAGCAGCACGTTCTGCACTGGACGGACACACGGCTTACCATCGATTGGGATGAGGTGGCCGACGCCGTGATCGCCCTCGGAGCCGGCATCGACGATCTGTACTGGCGCTCCATCGACCGGCCCAAGACCGCCCACTGGCTGGCGGCCTACCAGCTGGTATCGGCCACCGTCACCCCCAACCCGGCCTCCGTGTGGGCCAAGGGCCCGGACGCGCTGCCGCTGGCGGGGACGCCCCGCGGACTCACGGACCAGGTCCTGGACGACGAATTCCCGTTGTCCATGTTCTACGAAGCATTGGAGAAGAAGATGCGCCCCGTCATCGAGTCGACCGCCGGCATCACCGGCCACTCCGCCCTGTGA
- the msrB gene encoding peptide-methionine (R)-S-oxide reductase MsrB codes for MSIFGNSIFGNKAPGVDGGTRQGTAQEAAAQAGSVAKSDTQWREELTPEEYHVLRQAGTERPYTGEYWDTHTEGTYQCRACGAELFTSNEKFDSHCGWPSFWAPLAEGKVRYIHDRTLGMERIEVRCASCDSHLGHVFEGEGYGTPTDQRYCINSVSLRLVTKDETENQGADHGAQG; via the coding sequence ATGAGCATCTTTGGAAACAGCATCTTCGGCAACAAGGCACCGGGCGTCGACGGCGGGACACGGCAGGGCACCGCGCAGGAGGCTGCGGCCCAAGCCGGGTCCGTCGCGAAAAGCGATACCCAGTGGCGTGAGGAACTGACCCCGGAGGAATACCACGTCCTGCGGCAGGCCGGCACGGAACGGCCCTACACGGGAGAGTACTGGGATACGCACACGGAGGGCACGTACCAGTGCCGCGCCTGCGGCGCTGAGTTGTTCACGAGCAACGAGAAGTTCGATTCCCATTGTGGCTGGCCGTCCTTCTGGGCTCCCCTGGCCGAGGGCAAGGTCCGCTACATCCATGACCGGACCCTCGGCATGGAAAGGATCGAAGTCCGGTGCGCCTCGTGCGACTCGCACCTGGGCCACGTATTCGAAGGCGAGGGTTACGGCACCCCCACGGACCAGCGCTACTGCATTAACTCCGTCTCCCTCCGGCTCGTCACCAAGGATGAGACGGAAAACCAGGGGGCAGACCATGGGGCGCAGGGCTAA
- a CDS encoding alpha/beta hydrolase family protein: MAPFRRARPAVTAPSRDTSGVSPGAKWAIGGAIAGGSVASLLGAGSSALAVYFARRVITPARQRTADKEVLAVIRDGQKQQVILAANEDTTVDGVYGFFFDGGKGHARIGRIVSYSPADRTVLREVEAVYSGDLSTARWGWWSGATYPDPAAAGIPAEDVLVPVERGEAPAWLVRAKGTARTWAIMVHGRGATRQEALRAVGPALELGLTSLLVSYRNDGLAPSADDGRYGLGSTEWQDIEAAIGYALANGAEEVVLFGWSMGGAICLQTADLSRYRHLIRAMVLDAPVIDWVTVLAHHAQLNRIPSLVGKYGQLMLGHPLGRRLTGLSAPVDLKVMDWVSRAVELRTPSLIIHSVDDEYVPYGPSALLAERNPEMVTFETFNHARHTKEWNVDPERWERLVKAWLRQQLAPRLNPGSGPDPGLNSNTPGRPTPAGA; encoded by the coding sequence ATGGCACCTTTCCGGCGAGCGCGCCCTGCAGTGACTGCACCTTCCAGGGATACCAGCGGCGTGTCGCCGGGAGCCAAGTGGGCCATTGGGGGAGCCATCGCCGGGGGATCGGTGGCGAGCCTGCTGGGGGCCGGCTCCTCGGCGCTCGCCGTGTACTTCGCGCGCCGGGTCATCACCCCTGCCCGTCAGCGGACGGCGGACAAGGAAGTCCTGGCCGTGATCCGCGACGGGCAAAAGCAGCAGGTGATCCTGGCCGCCAATGAGGACACCACGGTGGACGGGGTCTATGGATTCTTTTTCGACGGCGGGAAGGGGCATGCGCGGATCGGCCGCATCGTTTCCTACTCGCCGGCGGACCGGACGGTGCTGCGCGAGGTGGAAGCCGTCTACAGCGGGGATCTTTCCACTGCACGCTGGGGCTGGTGGAGCGGGGCCACCTACCCGGACCCGGCCGCCGCCGGAATTCCGGCCGAGGACGTCCTGGTCCCCGTTGAACGCGGTGAAGCCCCCGCCTGGCTGGTCCGGGCCAAGGGAACCGCGCGGACCTGGGCCATCATGGTGCACGGCCGCGGGGCAACCCGCCAGGAAGCGCTCCGGGCGGTGGGGCCGGCCCTGGAACTGGGCCTGACCAGCCTGCTGGTGTCCTACCGGAATGACGGGCTGGCGCCCTCGGCGGACGACGGACGGTACGGCCTGGGGTCCACCGAGTGGCAGGACATTGAAGCCGCCATCGGGTATGCCCTGGCCAACGGTGCCGAGGAAGTTGTCCTGTTCGGCTGGTCCATGGGAGGGGCCATCTGCCTGCAGACCGCCGATCTCTCCCGCTACCGCCACCTGATCCGGGCGATGGTGCTGGACGCGCCGGTCATTGACTGGGTGACGGTGCTGGCGCACCATGCGCAGCTGAACCGGATTCCGTCCCTGGTGGGCAAGTATGGGCAGCTGATGCTGGGCCACCCGCTGGGACGGCGGCTCACGGGTCTCTCGGCGCCAGTGGACCTCAAAGTCATGGACTGGGTCTCCCGCGCCGTGGAGCTGAGGACGCCCAGCCTGATCATCCACAGCGTCGACGACGAGTACGTGCCGTACGGACCCTCGGCCCTGCTGGCCGAACGGAACCCGGAGATGGTCACGTTCGAGACGTTCAACCACGCCCGCCACACCAAGGAATGGAACGTGGACCCCGAGCGCTGGGAGCGGCTGGTGAAGGCGTGGCTGCGCCAGCAGCTCGCGCCGCGCCTCAACCCGGGATCCGGCCCGGACCCGGGCCTTAACTCGAACACGCCGGGCCGCCCGACGCCCGCGGGAGCGTAA
- a CDS encoding succinic semialdehyde dehydrogenase — protein sequence MPKQRPAGAVTDRGRELAAGLAALVASSPGRPVQASHAPFDGTLLGEVPISTQDDVGAAVETARTAQQLWAARSLAARRAVVARFVALLLDREQDILDLVQAESGKSRLSAFEEFADVILTARYYERNAGRHLRPRRRKGAAPVLTRTTEYRIPKGVVGVISPWNYPLTLAVSDAIPALLAGNGIVLKPDSQTPFTALLMLKLLRQAGLPEDLFRIVTGPGSSIGPALIGQVDFLMFTGSSQTGKTVARQCAERLIGFSAELGGKNPMLVLADADIAKAAAGAVYACFSNSGQLCVSIERIYVHADVHDRFLAAFTAKVEGIRMGAGPDWEIGMGSLISAAQVERVDLHVQDALAKGAQLLTGGRRRPDLGPLFYEPTVLTGITDDMLLAREETFGPVVAVYRAADDNAAVAQANDSEFGLNASVWSAAHGEEVARKLLTGTVNVNEGYAATWASHDAPIGGMKDSGAGRRHGREGILKYTEPQTISVQRLLPVAPAPGMSNHAYARIMKGAITLMGRFPRNR from the coding sequence GTGCCGAAACAACGTCCGGCGGGAGCCGTAACCGACCGTGGCAGGGAACTGGCCGCAGGCCTGGCGGCCCTGGTGGCGTCATCCCCGGGCAGGCCGGTCCAGGCCTCGCACGCCCCCTTCGACGGCACCCTGCTTGGCGAAGTACCCATCAGCACGCAGGACGACGTCGGGGCCGCCGTCGAGACTGCCCGGACGGCGCAGCAGCTCTGGGCGGCCCGCTCCCTGGCCGCACGCCGTGCCGTGGTGGCGCGGTTCGTTGCGCTGCTGCTGGACAGGGAGCAGGACATCCTTGACCTGGTGCAGGCAGAGAGCGGCAAGTCCCGGCTTAGCGCCTTCGAGGAGTTCGCGGACGTCATCCTCACAGCCCGCTATTACGAACGCAACGCCGGGCGGCACCTGCGCCCACGCCGGCGGAAGGGCGCGGCTCCGGTCCTGACCCGCACCACCGAATACCGTATTCCGAAGGGGGTGGTAGGGGTCATCAGCCCCTGGAACTATCCACTGACCCTTGCCGTTTCGGACGCCATCCCGGCCCTGCTCGCGGGCAACGGCATCGTCCTGAAACCTGACTCACAGACGCCCTTCACGGCGCTGCTGATGCTCAAACTCCTCAGGCAGGCAGGCCTTCCGGAGGACCTGTTCCGGATCGTCACCGGGCCGGGAAGCTCCATAGGCCCTGCCCTGATCGGGCAGGTGGACTTCCTGATGTTCACCGGATCCTCCCAGACCGGCAAGACCGTCGCCAGGCAGTGCGCGGAGCGGCTGATCGGCTTCTCCGCCGAACTGGGCGGGAAGAACCCCATGCTGGTACTGGCGGACGCCGACATAGCCAAGGCAGCCGCCGGTGCCGTGTACGCCTGCTTCTCCAACTCAGGGCAGCTTTGCGTCAGCATCGAGCGGATCTACGTGCACGCCGACGTCCATGACAGGTTCCTTGCGGCGTTCACCGCCAAGGTGGAGGGGATCCGCATGGGCGCCGGGCCGGACTGGGAGATTGGCATGGGGTCCCTCATCAGCGCGGCACAGGTGGAGCGGGTGGACCTCCATGTCCAGGATGCGCTCGCCAAAGGCGCGCAGCTGCTCACAGGCGGACGGCGCCGGCCGGACCTGGGCCCGTTGTTCTATGAGCCGACCGTCCTGACGGGGATCACGGACGACATGCTCCTCGCCAGGGAAGAGACCTTCGGGCCGGTGGTCGCCGTCTACCGTGCCGCAGACGACAATGCAGCAGTCGCCCAGGCCAACGATTCGGAATTCGGGCTCAACGCCAGCGTCTGGTCCGCCGCCCACGGCGAAGAGGTGGCCCGAAAGCTGCTGACCGGGACTGTCAACGTCAACGAAGGCTACGCCGCCACCTGGGCATCCCATGATGCTCCGATCGGGGGCATGAAGGACTCCGGTGCCGGCCGCCGCCACGGCCGGGAGGGCATCCTCAAATACACGGAACCGCAGACCATCTCCGTGCAGCGGCTGCTCCCGGTAGCCCCCGCCCCGGGAATGTCCAACCACGCCTACGCGCGGATCATGAAAGGCGCCATCACGCTGATGGGCCGCTTTCCCCGAAACCGCTGA
- a CDS encoding SDR family oxidoreductase gives MAKGTRLAGATLLVTGGGSGLGRRMALGAARRGSRVVIWDVDAAAGAAVRDEIRAAGGQADAQYVDVTDRDAVKAAAAEAGTVDVVVNNAGVVSGQRLLDATEDAIARTMNVNVLALYWVTRAFLGGMVERRRGTVVTVASAAGLVGVARQTDYSASKFAAVGFNESLRAELRADRADVNTLVVCPFYINTGMFDGVRTRWPLLLPILEEEDVAARVLDAIEAGHRKLVLPPLVNLLPVLRVLPVGVFDRLMDVLGVNRTMDHFTGRAPGRTGGHSG, from the coding sequence ATGGCCAAAGGAACCCGACTTGCCGGCGCAACGCTGCTGGTCACTGGAGGCGGAAGCGGGCTGGGCCGCCGCATGGCGCTCGGCGCTGCCAGGCGCGGGAGCCGGGTGGTGATCTGGGACGTGGATGCGGCAGCGGGCGCGGCGGTTCGCGACGAGATCCGGGCGGCCGGCGGCCAGGCCGACGCCCAGTACGTGGACGTGACTGACCGGGATGCGGTCAAGGCTGCCGCGGCAGAGGCAGGCACGGTGGATGTGGTGGTCAACAATGCGGGCGTAGTCAGCGGACAGCGGCTCCTCGATGCCACGGAAGACGCCATCGCACGGACCATGAACGTCAACGTCCTGGCCCTGTACTGGGTCACGCGCGCTTTCCTGGGCGGGATGGTGGAGCGCCGGCGCGGCACCGTGGTCACCGTCGCCAGTGCCGCCGGCCTGGTGGGAGTCGCCCGGCAGACGGACTACTCCGCCAGCAAGTTCGCCGCCGTCGGCTTCAACGAGTCACTCCGCGCGGAGCTCCGGGCGGACCGCGCGGATGTCAACACGCTGGTGGTGTGCCCTTTCTACATCAACACGGGGATGTTCGACGGCGTCCGGACCCGCTGGCCCCTCCTGCTCCCCATCCTCGAGGAAGAGGACGTGGCAGCCAGGGTCCTCGACGCGATCGAGGCCGGGCACCGGAAGCTGGTCCTGCCGCCCCTCGTGAACCTGCTCCCGGTCCTGCGGGTGCTTCCGGTCGGCGTCTTTGACCGGCTCATGGATGTCCTGGGAGTCAACCGGACCATGGACCACTTCACCGGCCGCGCCCCGGGCCGGACCGGAGGACATTCGGGGTAG
- a CDS encoding multicopper oxidase family protein, translating into MTRRQLLQAGAVAGAGLLAPPGISAAAARGPAAGQQAMFTEQLPTLAELGVLDMRGGGRTALWVRNASHRFQENMGPANTLAYQEAGSSRTYLGPVIIARKGVPFELKVRNAAECHPLASAIDSELVPRGSNDAKRPRTSVHLHGGNVSPQSDGGPDQAFAPGDSYTYHYANNQDAAGLWYHDHALGMTRLNVYAGLAGSYLLRDGIDTGDGTQLPPPPYEVPLIIQDKMFNPDGTLAYPPNPDLKGPDGAPRPWAPEFFGDVATVNGKVRPNLDVARGRYRFRVFNGSNARFYDFTFDAGGPALAFHQIGSDGGLLNAPVRLDRLVIGPGERADLVVDFAGLRAGSRVVLRNSARVPYPDGPESVAGGAIPLPQVMQFTVTSRTGYTAPLPARLRDKGGEVTSFREAAPAKIRRMALVEVANTDGVPVMALLNNRMFDSPDTTEVESDTLEQWELVNTTEDAHPIHLHFTQFQVLNRQKFHADAYLEETGYIDPATGLVTPGRGKAVEVERFLIGRPRDAAANEQGWKDTVVALPGEVTRIRVPFGAGAAGGKPLAIGSSFKGDYVWHCHILEHEDNDMMQRYTIK; encoded by the coding sequence ATGACAAGACGACAACTGTTACAGGCCGGCGCTGTGGCCGGGGCGGGACTCCTGGCCCCGCCCGGCATATCTGCAGCCGCGGCGCGCGGTCCTGCGGCCGGCCAGCAGGCCATGTTCACCGAGCAACTGCCCACCCTGGCCGAGCTGGGCGTCCTGGACATGCGGGGCGGGGGCCGTACCGCGCTGTGGGTCCGTAACGCCTCCCACCGGTTCCAGGAAAACATGGGCCCGGCGAATACCCTGGCCTACCAGGAGGCCGGCTCGTCGAGGACCTACCTTGGGCCCGTCATCATCGCCAGGAAAGGAGTTCCCTTTGAGCTGAAGGTCCGCAACGCAGCCGAATGCCATCCCCTGGCTTCCGCCATCGACAGCGAGCTGGTCCCCCGCGGCAGCAACGATGCGAAGCGGCCGCGGACGTCAGTACACCTGCACGGCGGCAACGTCAGCCCGCAGTCGGACGGCGGCCCGGACCAAGCCTTTGCGCCCGGCGACTCCTACACGTACCACTACGCCAACAACCAGGATGCTGCCGGGCTTTGGTACCACGACCACGCGCTTGGAATGACCCGATTGAACGTCTACGCAGGACTTGCCGGCAGCTACCTGCTCAGGGACGGGATCGACACCGGGGACGGCACGCAGCTTCCCCCACCGCCGTACGAGGTGCCGCTGATCATCCAGGACAAGATGTTCAACCCCGACGGTACGCTCGCCTACCCGCCAAACCCGGACCTCAAGGGCCCCGACGGGGCCCCGCGCCCTTGGGCGCCCGAGTTCTTCGGGGACGTGGCGACGGTCAACGGCAAAGTCCGGCCGAACCTCGACGTCGCCCGAGGCCGGTACCGCTTCCGCGTCTTCAACGGCTCCAACGCCCGGTTCTACGACTTCACGTTCGACGCCGGCGGCCCGGCACTGGCCTTCCACCAGATCGGGTCCGACGGCGGGCTCCTCAACGCGCCCGTCCGGCTGGACCGGCTGGTGATTGGCCCGGGGGAACGGGCGGATCTCGTAGTGGACTTTGCCGGGCTCCGGGCCGGATCGCGGGTGGTCCTGCGCAACAGCGCCCGGGTGCCGTACCCGGACGGGCCGGAATCCGTGGCGGGCGGCGCCATCCCGCTCCCGCAGGTCATGCAGTTCACCGTCACGTCCCGGACCGGCTATACCGCGCCCCTGCCTGCCCGGCTGCGGGACAAGGGCGGGGAAGTCACCAGCTTTCGGGAGGCAGCACCGGCGAAAATCCGTCGGATGGCGCTCGTGGAAGTAGCCAACACGGACGGCGTTCCCGTGATGGCCCTGCTGAACAACAGGATGTTCGACAGCCCGGACACCACCGAGGTGGAGAGCGACACGCTGGAACAGTGGGAGCTCGTCAACACCACCGAGGACGCCCACCCGATCCACCTGCACTTCACCCAGTTCCAGGTGCTCAACCGGCAAAAATTCCATGCGGACGCCTACCTGGAGGAGACCGGCTATATTGATCCCGCCACCGGCCTTGTCACGCCGGGACGGGGCAAAGCGGTGGAAGTCGAGCGTTTCCTTATTGGCCGGCCCAGGGATGCGGCCGCCAACGAGCAGGGCTGGAAGGACACCGTGGTGGCGCTTCCGGGCGAAGTCACCAGGATCCGGGTTCCCTTCGGTGCAGGGGCGGCAGGCGGAAAGCCCCTGGCGATTGGCTCATCGTTCAAGGGCGACTATGTGTGGCACTGCCACATCCTGGAGCACGAGGACAACGACATGATGCAGCGCTACACCATCAAGTAG
- the ybaK gene encoding Cys-tRNA(Pro) deacylase: protein MARRNNSQGTPATAALTAAGVPFVLHPYTHDPSAASYGTEAAEALGIDPSRVFKTLVVDVEGRLAVGIVPVSGTLDLKAMAAALGAKRAAMADPAAAQRRTGYVLGGISPLGQRQPSPTVLDSSAAALDTLLVSGGRRGLDIELAPADLARLTGAVTAPISSLAAGNPRS, encoded by the coding sequence ATGGCACGCAGGAACAACTCCCAGGGAACCCCGGCCACAGCGGCACTGACCGCGGCCGGGGTTCCCTTTGTGCTGCATCCGTATACCCATGACCCCTCGGCAGCGAGCTATGGCACGGAGGCCGCCGAAGCCCTGGGGATCGACCCGTCCCGGGTCTTCAAGACCCTGGTGGTGGACGTGGAGGGCAGGCTCGCGGTGGGCATCGTCCCGGTGAGCGGCACCCTTGACCTGAAGGCCATGGCGGCGGCGCTGGGCGCCAAGAGGGCCGCCATGGCCGATCCTGCGGCGGCCCAGCGGCGCACCGGCTACGTACTGGGCGGGATTTCCCCTCTCGGCCAGAGGCAGCCCTCCCCCACTGTCCTGGATTCCAGCGCCGCGGCACTGGACACCCTGTTGGTGTCCGGAGGCCGCCGCGGCCTGGATATTGAGCTGGCCCCGGCTGACCTGGCCAGGCTGACGGGCGCCGTCACCGCGCCCATCAGCTCCCTGGCCGCCGGCAATCCCCGGTCATGA
- a CDS encoding SufE family protein, with protein MTTQALPSALAAIVDDFQSVSEPERLQLLLEFSEGLPELPDRLKDHPELLEQVVECQSPLFLTIETGTNDDGAVRLFFKAPPEAPTTRGFAGVLHEGLDGLTAAEILSVPDDMPELLGLTRAITPLRMRGMTAMLGRIKRKVAAASSSRA; from the coding sequence ATGACTACTCAAGCTTTGCCTTCCGCCCTGGCGGCAATCGTGGATGACTTCCAGTCCGTGTCCGAACCCGAGAGGCTGCAGCTGCTGCTGGAGTTCTCGGAGGGACTTCCGGAACTTCCGGACCGGCTGAAAGACCACCCTGAGCTCCTTGAGCAGGTTGTGGAGTGCCAGTCGCCGCTGTTCCTCACCATTGAGACGGGAACCAACGACGACGGCGCGGTCCGCCTGTTCTTCAAGGCGCCGCCCGAGGCACCCACCACCCGTGGTTTTGCCGGTGTGCTGCACGAGGGGCTGGATGGCCTGACGGCGGCGGAGATCCTGTCCGTGCCCGACGACATGCCGGAACTGCTGGGCCTCACCCGCGCCATTACCCCCCTGCGCATGCGGGGAATGACGGCCATGCTGGGCCGGATCAAGCGCAAGGTCGCCGCAGCATCCAGCAGCCGGGCCTGA